The Borrelia sp. HM sequence AACAGTAACTGGACAACTGCATGGTGAAGCTTATGCAATGGCTTTATCAAAAATATATACATTTGGCCCAACCTTTAGAGCAGAAAATTCTAATACAACACGCCATGCATCAGAATTTTGGATGATCGAACCTGAAATGGCCTTTTTTACACTTGAAGACAATATAACTTTAGCAGAAGATTTCCTTAAATATATTTTACGAGAAACTTTAAATAATTGCAGCCAGGATATGGAATTTTTTGATAATTTTATTGAAAAAGGTCTAATAAAAAAAATTGAGAACGTAATAAACTCCAATTTTGAAGTCATTACCTATACCCAAGCCATTAAAAGACTTGAAAATGCAACAAAACAATTTGAAATAAGGCCTTACTGGGGAATGGATTTACAAACAGAACATGAAAGATATTTAACAGAAGAAATTATCAAAAAACCTACTATAGTAATTGATTATCCAAAAAAATTTAAAGCATTTTACATGAAAATAAATGAAGACAATCAAACTGTTAAAGGAATGGACATACTAGTTCCACGCATTGGAGAAATCATTGGAGGAAGTGAAAGAGAAGATAATTTAGAAAAATTGAATCAAAGAATAAAAGAACTAAACTTAGAAGTAGAAACTCTTAATTGGTATTTAGATTTAAGGAGATTTGGGTCAACTCCTCACTCTGGATTTGGACTTGGACTTGAAAGACTAATACAATACACAACAGGAATAGCTAATATTAGAGATGTTATTCCATTTCCAAGAACCCCTAAAACTCTTTATTTCTAATAGAGAGTTTAGGAGGAAACAAATGCAAATTAAAATTTTATGTAAAATACTATTAATGTCATCAACATTAATGTTATTTTCAAATAATGAACAATTAGATAATAATTTAAAACCAGTTTTAAACGTAGAAGAAGAACTCATAAATAACAAATCAAACTACAACAAATATAATAGCAAAGAAAAAACTAAGATTAATAAATCTAGTACTATAAAATATCCAGAAAAAAAAGAAAAAATTCACAGTCTCAAGGCTATAAATAAAAAATATCAAAATCTTAAAACTAATAAAAAACAAAATAATAAAAAGTATAGGAATAATATCCTAGCAATCAAGAAATCAAGTAAAATAAATTATCCTAAAAAAACATCGCATTCAAAAAAAAATATATGGTATAACATCAAAATTTATCCAACTAATGAACAAGATACATTCACAAGATTAAAAGAAATAAATAATATCAATAAACAAATTAAAACAAATTTTGCTTTAATTGGACCAATTTTAGAAAACAATTTAGATGAAATAACAAAATCATTAAAAATCATAGGATATGATGAACTAGAATACATAAAAATTAATGCAAACTAAAGTTTTTTGACAAAAATTTCAAAATATCATTTAACTCATCATCTAAATTGGTAAAACTAAGTTTGTACTCATTTTCTGTTAAATCTATTAACTCATGATTGCTATAATGTATCCAAGTGTTTATATCATCTTCTGTTGAATATTTATTAACATAATAATCTGGCTTACAATCCACACATCTACGATCTTTATAATCATAAACAGCAATCTTAACATTTTTACTATCTATGCCTCTTTTTAAGACTTCATCTCGCAAATAGATAATAGTACGTCCAGTATCAAAAATATCATCAACAAATAACACCTTATCTCCTGCTCTTAAATATTTTGGATCATAAGTCCATCCATCTATCATTATTTCTTTTTGATGATTTGAAACATCATAAGACCTTGCAACAACCGCAGCATAAAGAAGAGGTTTTTCTAGCTTAATAAACTTAAAAAATTCGCTAATAATATTGCCAAGATAAGCACCACCTCTTAAAGAGACATACATAATATCAGGAATAAATCCATCTTTATAAATTTTATAAGCAAGTTTAAGACCGTTTATTCTTATCTCTTCATAAGAAATAAATTTTTTCATCTAAATAGTACTCCCCAAAAACATCAAAATTAAATGAACACTTACACTAACTAAATGTTGGTTAAACATAATCAACACTAATTCTTCCTAAAAAACATTTAAATTTTAAGCTTAAAACTAATCCTCCCCACCTGAGAAGCTTTAAACAAATTAAAAATCAAATATACATTTGATTAAATGAATTGAGATATTTAATCTAATAAAACTTATGTGATTAAATATCTCAAAAAGCTTAAAGATATACATATCTTTAAGCCATTGTTAAATTTATTTCTAAAAAGAAACTTTCATAGTTTTACCTGCTCTTAAAAGACTATAATTATTCTTTTTCTTAAGCTCAACAGCATCATAAAAATCTCTTATGCTTTTAATGCTATTTGAATTAACAGCCGTAATAACATCACCTGTTAAAATTTGAGGATTTTCACCTAAACTTGAATCAATACTATCTATGACAACTCCATTAATCCAATTTCTCAAACCAAGTTGAATCCTAACTTCATTAGTTAAAGGATAAACAGTAAACCCTGGAATTAATTTTACATTTGGTATAATTCCTTTTTCATTGTTTACCTTAGGTTTAGCACTAAGTTCTATATCAATATCCTTTTTTTCTTTCCCTCTTAAAATTTCAATTTTAATTTTCTCTTGTGCATAAAAATCATTAATATATTGTCTAACATCATAGGAAAAATTCATTTTAACACCATTGATCTTGCTAATTACATCACCTGGTTTAAGACCTGCTATAAAAGCAGATGTCTTCTCATAAATACCTGTAATAACTGCTGCTGAAATAGAATCATCTTCATATCCTAAACTTTTAAGAAATTCTGGGTCCTTATTTTTTCCATAATGCAAAGAAACTCCCATCCAAGCTGACTCAGACTTCTTACCGCTCATTAAAATATCAATAACACTCTTAGCATTATTAATAGGTATAGCAAAACCAAGCCCAACACTACCTCCAGAAGGAGAAGATATCCAAGTATTTATCCCAATCACTTCTCCATTCATATTTACAAGAGGACCACCAGAATTACCGCGATTAATAGCAGCATCTGTTTGAATAAATGAATTTCTTCCCTTCAAATTAGGATTTGCTGAACGATGAAGACCACTTATAATACCAGCAGTAACTGAAAAACTAAAGTTATGAGGATGCCCAACAGCAATCACCCAATCCCCTACCTCAAGTTCATCACTATCACCAAGTTCAGCTACTTTAATATCTGTATCACTAGCTTCAAAACTAATGAGTGCAACATCTTTTTTATCATCCATACCTACTAACTTTGCTTTATAAGTCTTATCAACATAAGTTATAATCTCAAATTCATTAGCATCATCCACAATATGACTGTTTGTAAGAGCATAAAATAAATTAGATTTCTTAGAATCTTTTCCAATAACTACTCCAGAACCAACCCTATGTGTCTTTCTTTCAACATTAAGTCCTGGCATATCGAAAAAAAACAAAAAATTAAAAGGATCTTTAACTTTAGCTATCCCAGTAGCATAGACCGCAACAGTTGATGGCAAAATATTCTTAGATGCACTCTTAAATGATTCTTGAAGAGATTGTACAGCGTGTTTGCCTTTTTCCTGTGCAAAAACAATAGTATTTTTATCAAACCCCAAATAATATATTCCAACAAAAAATCCAGTGGCTAAAGCTAGCAAACTAGCAAAAAATACAGAAATAAAATTTTTCTTCATTTTACACACCTCCATAATATAAACCAAATCGTCTTTTAAATAATACTTAACTAATAATACCTACTAAATTTTGCTTAAAATCAAAGGCTTCCCATCAACAACAGCAACAGTATGCTCAAAATGAACAGAATAGCTAAAATCAGAAGCAAATACCGTCCAACCATCATTCTTAATAGAAACCTTGTGTCCCTTTAAATTTACCATCGGTTCAATTGCTAAAACCATACCTTCTTGAATTCTAATATTCTTAAAAAAAGGCTCATAATAATTGGGTATGCTTGGTTCTTCATGCAAAGCAAAACCGACACCATGCCCTGTATATTCACGAACGATTCCAAAGCCAAATGGTTTAATATAATTTTCTATAGCTCTTGATATATCTAAAATTCGATTACCAACTTTCATTTCAGAAATTCCTTTATAAAGAGAAATCTCCCCCACTTCTAATAATTTATCAACTTCAGAACTTACTTTGCCAATCCTAAAAGTCTTAGCCATATCACTATAAAATCCATTTAAAATAACTCCACAATCAATACTAATAACATCACCCTCTTTTAGTTTTCTTGCACCAGGAATTCCATGAATCACTTCTTCATTTACAGAAGCACAAATAGTTCCCCTAAATCCATTATATCCTTTAAAAGCAGATTTGCCTCCATTTTTAGTAATAAAATCACTAGCAATTTTATCAAGCGCCATTGTACTAATTCCAGGCACAATATTTTTTTCAATTTCTAAAAAAGTCTGAGCTAAAAGTACTGCTGATGCTCTGATTTTATTAATCTCTTCTCTAGATTTTAATCTTAATTTCAAAAAATTAATTCCTTTCCTTAATCATTTCTATCATATTAATATAAAGCTTACCTGCATTAATTTCATGAAAAGAACGAGACATTAAAATAGACTCACGTCCATCTTCAAATTGCCCTAAATAAAGATAATTAATTCCACGCTTTAAATATATTTTTGCTATATCCTCACATTCGTCTAAAGTCATTTTATTTTTATCATCAAGAGTGAAAGGTAAAAAAGAAACTGTTTTATCAAAATATTCTTCAGCTGCTTTGTAATCTTTTTGATAAAACTTTAAAACTCCAAGATTATAATAAACCCCATATAAATACTTTCCCACTTGATTATCATAAATTACTTTCTCTGCAACATATAAATCCTTTTTAAGGAAAAAATAATAAAACCTATAGAAATAATACCAATCTTGAACTTCATCAATAGGATTATAAATCTTAAAAAATAAATCTAAATCTCTTAGATCAGAATAAAGAAGCAAATTCCATGCTAAAAGCTGAGCAATATCTGCACTATAATTTGATCTATAAAATAAACGCCATAAAAAAGATTTTTTAGCTTCATAATTGAAATTAGAATAATTCAATACAAAATTAAGTTTAAAAAACAAAGGACTATTCTTATATTTTTTTACAATCTCACTTGCATTAAAACAATCACCAGCTTCAAAATAAGTATTGGCTAAATAATAACTCATTATTTCATCACCTTTAAACCTTTCATTAGCTTTATTCAAATAAATAATAGCTCGTTTAAAGTCATTTTCTTTTTTAGCAATAAATGCCAGTCCAAGATATACCATCATGCTATAATCAGGAAATTCAGTATAAAGTCTTAAATATTCAATTTTAGCATTATGAATATCACCCTTCTTTAAATAAGCATCGGCCAATAAAAACATTAAACTCGGTTCACTATTATTATTAATAAGTTTAAGATTGAAAATGGTAAAATCTAAATTGCCAAGACCATAAGAAATATAAGCAAGCTCTCTTGCAAAATTTTTATCTTCATTTATCTTTGAAAGTATTCTTTTGGCAGAATCAAAATCCTTTCTTTCTATATATAATAGCATTGCATTAATTAAAAAGGCATTATTATTAAGACTTAAACCTATAGTCTCAAAAATCATCGGGTCTTTTTCTTTTTCTATTCTAATTAAAAAATTTTTAGTATCTTCTACATCATAACTTAAAGTCAATCTTTTAATAAAAGCCTCATCGTACAAATTTTTATATTCTTCATATCCCATAAGGTACTGCTTTGCAACATTATAAGCCTCTAAAATATCACCTACTTTAAGTTTAGAATGTACTTCAAGTGCTCTGAGTTTTAAATTCCCTGGCAAATTCTTAACCCCTATATTTAAAATATCTCTCATCAACAGATAATTATCAACTTTCATAGAATAAAGTCTTGCCCTTTTAATAAGAGAAAGCCAATTATATTCAGTATCAGCATAATAAGAACACAACTTGATTGCCTTTTGAGCACCATCTAAATTTTCCTTTAAAAAATAATCATCAACTTCTGCAATAAGCTCATTAAAGTCCCGTTTACCCTTCAAAAGATATAAAACATATGGATTAAAATTTAAATAAATAAAAACTGAAGCACAAAAAACAAAAAATACAATAAAAAATAAAAATACTTTATTTGCTTTCAAAATAGTTCTCCATTTTTTTTAACAAAGCATCAAGTATACCATTAATAAATTTATAAGAATTTTTACTACCATATTTTTTGGCAATCAAAATAGCCTCATCTATTATAAACCTTCTTGGAACCTCTTCTAAATCTTGAAATTTAAGTGAATACACACTCATTCTCAATATAGCAAGATCAACTTTATCCATCCGATCTAAACGCCAATTAAAAGAAATATCAGAAATCAATTTATCAATAGATTCTAAATTATCACAAGTACCATTAACTAAAAAAGAATAAAATAATTTTAACTCTTCTTCTAAATCAATCCCATGATCTTCAAGACCAAAAATATCATAAATATTATCTCTTGCCCTACAATTAATATCAATACTGTAAATCTTTTGAAAAGCTAATACTCTAGCTTTATGCCGAATTAAATCCATAGCCTATTATAAATGTTCTTTTTCTTACTTCAAACTAGAATCTAAAATTTGTATACTAGCAGATTTATTTAGCTTATCATAAAGCTCTTGTTGTATTTTAGCAATAATTTTTTGTTGATCCAAATTAATCATATTATTCTTTATAAGATCCTTAACAGTCATATCTACATTAGGAGATACCTTATCTTTAATATCTAAAAATCTCTGCGAATAAGTTTCAGTAACTTTCACTATATGAAAACCTTCTTTTGATGGTATTGGTTGAGAAATATTCCCCTTATTAAGCATAAAAACTTCTTTAATAAAATCTAGGCCAAGAACATTTTGTACTCTTTGATCTCCTCTTGTCAAAAATCCAAAATCACCATTTTTAGTCTTAGAACCCTCATCATTTGAATATTTTCTAACAGCTTCTTCAAAGGTAATTTTTTTTGATTTTATCTGACTTGCAATATCCTTTGCCTTTGATAGAACTTCTGATCTCTTTTTATCTTTTGAAGAAAAGAAAATATGACTAATTCTTGCTATATCAGGATTAACAAATTTAGTTTTATTAGCTTCATAATACTCAAGTATTTCCTTTTCACTTGGCACCTTTATTTCTGAAAATTTGGGCTGAGCTGTTCTTAAAATCAATTTCTGTGAAGAAAGCGATCTTTTCATTGAAGACAAAAGTTCATTCCAATTAGTACCTTGACTTTCTATAATTTGTTTAAGCTGAGCATCTGCAAGATTTGCAAGTCCAAATTGAGCTTTAATTGTTTGAATAACCTCTTCATCTGCAATTTTAATTCCTTGCTTTAAAGCTTCTTGAGAAAAAAGAATATCAGCTATTAAAATTTGCAAAACTTGCTTTTTTTCAGCATTACTTAAATCTCTACCCTGTGTCTTTTTTAATGTATCTAATCTAGAATCAAATTCTGTTTTAGTAATAATTTGATTACTATGCAAATTGATAATTACAATAGGAGTGTTTTGAGCAAAAGAAGTCATTCCTACAAAAAAAAATAACAGAAAACATAAAAAATTACTCATAAAAATCACCTTTATATCGATAACCGATTTAAATTACTATTACTTAATCAAATTTTAACAAAACATTAAATTTAAATCTAGTTTAAAATCAATAACATTTATCTATATTTATCTATATAAGAAAGCTGCTATACCTTGTCCACCACCAATACAAAGGGATACTATTCCTTTTGATTTGTCATTCATCCTCATAAGACGTGCAAGAGTTAATAAAATTCTTGAGCCACTAACTGCAAATGGATGACCCAATGCAATAGCTCCTCCATGAACATTAACAATATTATTATTTATACCAAATTTTTGATTTAAAGCTTTTAACACACTTAAAGACTGTGCTGCAAAAGCTTCATTTATTTCAATAAAATTAATGTCACTTGGGCTCAATCCAAATTTCTTTATAATCTCCTCAATAGCAAGATAAGCTCCAAATCCCATATAAAGGGGGTTTAATCCTACACTTTTAAAACCACCAATATAAGCTAAAGGTTGTACTCCTAGCTTTTTAACAAAATTCTCACTAGCCAATATTAGGAAACAAGCTCCATCATTTAAACTAGAAGAATTACCAGCAGTAACAGTACCTCCTTCTTTAAATACAGGTTTTAAAGAAGAAAGTTTCTCTAAACTTAAATTATCACGTATTTCTTCATCACTACGTATAACATGTTGAAGTTTTAGCTTCTTATCGAAAACTGAAAGTGGATATATTTCATCATCAAAATATCCGATATCTCTTGCTGAAATCGCTTTCATATGAGAATCATACGCAAACTGATCTTGCATTTCCCTAGTAATTTCATACTTTTCTGCTAAATTTTCTGCTGTAAGTCCCATTACAGTACTACTTGGAGTATCAATTAATGCATCTTTATATATTGAGTCTTCCATTTTAAAGTCACCAAACCTTAAACCATTAAATCTAACAACCCTTGGTAAAAGATAAGGCGCATTACTTAAATCTTCTATACCACCAGCCAAAATAATATCACTATTACCAAGAGCAATAGAGTTAAAAGCAAGTTCCAAAGATTTAAGTCCAGAACCACAAACTTTGTTTACAGTGAAAGCAGGTATCATTTCATTTAAACTGGCTTTTAAAGTAATTTGCCTAGCAATATTTTGCCCAAGTCCTGCTGAAATGACATTTCCAATAATAACCTCATCAACTCTATCAATACCATTTTTATTAAGCAAAGCCCTAATAATATCTGCAGATATATCAATAATATTGAGTCCCTTTAATACTCCCCCAAATTTAGTAATCGGAGATCTAAGTCCATCAAGAACTGCTATTTTTTCCATGCTTAACCTCAAAAAATAATTTTAAATTAAAAAAATACCAAAATATAGTTATAAAAATCAAATATGAAAAGTATCACAAATAATCTTATAAAAAGAATATCATTTATAGCATAAATTATTGAACCTATATTAAATAAAATGATACATTAATTAAAAAAAGATATATGTTATTAATATAGTTTAATTAAATGTATTTAGGCAAACTTCATTTCAATATAATCATTATAATGCTAGCAGTAAACTCTTATGGCTACAATTACTTAATAAAATATCAAAATGACGGAATTGATAAATACTATTTTAATAACTTGAATGATTGTATGGGATTTGCATTTATCGACTTTTTCGACGATCTAAGAAGCGGGACTTTAACATTTAAATACGAATCAAAATATAACTTTACAATAAATACAGAAGCACATATGTTAACTTTTAGAGGAGATCAAGATAATCCTGAAGAACTAAGAAAAAGAATAGATCTTTTTGAAATTGATTTTATGTATTATTTTTCATATTTAATACAATCAGAAAAACAATATCTTGGCAACATTGATATTGGAATTGGTATGAAAAATTTAATTTACGGAAACTGGGGTGGAGCACTAGCACAATCATCAGTGCATTTTGTCTTAAGACAATTACGACCAATTCCTATAAATTATGATAATTATAATTACAGAGGTTTTCTAAGTGCAGCAATAAACTATTCATATATGAAATTTTTAAACATCGAAAATTATATAGATCTATCTTATTTTGCAGATTATTTTTTCAAAACAAGTATTGCAATAAATTTTAGAAACGAATTTATAGGCATTGAAGCACAAATATTCTATCAAACTCAAAATAAAATAAAAGATATAGAAATCTACTCAAAAATACAAGAAGCAGAAACTGGTATTGGAATTCAATATAGACTTCACTCTAAAAATTTTTTCACAATAAATAATCTCAATTTATTCAATTTTTCAAGTAAGGAGAAATTTTTTAGCGTAGGAGGATTTGGTCTAATTTTCACTAAAGAATATGAAAACACATCGGAAAATAGTCTATATACTTTAAATCATAATTTTTCTCTTGGATACGATATCATGAGCCCATTACAAACTAGAAATTCAATATACTATAAAATCATGCCTCAATTAAAATACTATTTTGCAATAGCAACAAATTATGATCTTAATTTAGTTCATATCAATAGTCGTACAAATAGATTTTCATCCGGATTTATATATGAATTCTTTACAAAAGATCCCTTAACATTATACATATCTTGTGGAATAGCCTTATCTCATAATAGAGATAACAAGGATATAAAATCTATTTATAGACCAAAAAAAATAAAAGATACAATACAAACAGGATTTGAAATTGAACCTGGAATATCAGTAAAAACAATAAAATATAACAAAATAACTTATAATATAAAAATATTTACTAAAATAACTTATTCTCCAATTGTATATAACATAAATAATAATACTCTAGAAGAACAAAGATTAACTCTTAACTATTTTGGAATAGGCATAGAAATCAAAACATAATACTTTACATTAAAAGCAAATAATCTACTTTAAAAATATAACCTATACTAAAGCTAATAATTACGTTCATGTTCTTTATTAACAAATTTAACAACATGCGGCAAAAATAATATATCAGCCCTTCCTGTTGGCCCATTTCTATGCTTAGCAACAATAACCTTTGTATCAATAGCACTTGCAACTGATTCATCCTCAGAACCACTTTTTAAATCCTTATCTCTATGAAGTAAAATAACAACATCTGCATCTTGCTCTAATGCTCCAGATTCTCTTAAACTAGCAAGATTAGGTTCTCGCCCCTCAGTATCTCTTGTCAGCTGAGAAAGGGCAACAATGGGAATCTTAAGCTCTCTGGCAAGTTCTTTGAGTGATTTACTAATTGAGGCTACCTGTTCGTGCCTTGGAATATTTTTAGCTTCAAGAGAAATAAGACTAATATAATCAACAAATATTATGTCTATATCAGAAAACCTCTTAAGTTTCCTAGCCTGAGTTGCAAGTGTTAATAAGCTAATATTAGCAGTATCTTCAATATAAAGCTCAGCATTACTAATATCACTTACAGCATCATTGAGCGCCTTAATTTCATGACCTGACAAAATACTATTCTGAATTTTAAAGCTATCAATATTAGCTTGAGATGCTATTATTCTTTTAATTAAGGCATCAGAAGTCATTTCAAGAGAAAAAAACCCTACTTTCCATCTCTTATCATGCTTTAATGCAATACTTGAGGCAATATTGAGTGCAAATGCAGTCTTACCAATACTAGGACGAGCACCAATAATAATAAAATCACTATCTCTAAAACCCCCAATAAGACTATCAACCCTTTTAAACCCACTTGGAATTCCAAAATTAGCCTCTCGTCTTTTCATGCTCCTCTCATATATTTCAGCATGTACTCTTTCAGCAATAACTTTTGCATGATTAAGATTTTTACTAGAATAATCTAGTTCAATTGAAAGAATCTGTCTTTGGGCTTCTTCTACAAATTGATCAACTTTTTTCGTAGAATCATTTGCCAAATCATTGAGTTCTCTAGAAATTTTAGAAATATCTCTTCGAATACGATGCTCTTTAACGATTTTTGCATAAACATTTATGGTTTTATCAGTTGGAAGATATCCTGAGAGAAAATTCAAGTAATCTTGCAATCCTGTTAAAGCTTTAAAATTATTTAAAAGCTGTGACTTAGGTGTAAGGGCAGATACCTCTTCAAATACAGTTATTGGATCAATGTTTTCCCTTTTCTCATAAAGAGAAATCATAGCCCTAAAAATCATTTCATGATTTTGATTATAAAAATCATCTGGCTTTAGATATAAAGATGCTTCTTCAACTTTTTCTGGATTGTAAAATATACTTGAAATAACTGCCTTTTCTGCACCTTCGTTAAAAAGAAGGGTAGAGGCTGCACTTACTGAAGTAAAAGCCACAAGCTATACCTTACCACCTTATTACCTCTATTTTCCTTAAATTTCCTTTTCAATACTTTTAGAGTGTTTAAGAGAATCTTTTTTATCTTCTCTTTTTACTTCAACTTTAATTATAGTACTAATTCCTTCATAAAGCTTGATAGTAACATCATAAATCCCAAAAGACTTTAATGTACCATGATGTATATCTATTTTTCTTCTCTCGATCTCAAAACCAAGTTTTAAAAGTTCTTCGGAAATATTTAAGCTATTAATACTATGAAATAACTTGTCACTATCATTAGACTGCATGACAAATTCCAACTTAATCCCATCAAGCTTTCCCTTAAGTTCAAGAGCCATTTTTTGTCTTATTTCTTGTCTCTTAAGTATTGCTCTCTTTTTTTGATTAAAAATATCAATATTATGTTTATTTGAAAAAACAGCAAAACCTTTTGGCAATAAATAATTTCTTGCAAAGCCATCTTTCACATCAACAATATCACCTTCTTTTCCAATGTTAATAAGATCTTCTTTTAATATTACTCTCATAATATCTCCCTAAATTACTTCTTTACAAAAGGAAGCAAAGCCATATATCTAGCTTTCTTAATCTCTAATGCAAGACACCTTTGATGCTTAGCAGAAGTACCTGTAATTCTTCTAGGTAATATTTTCCCTTGATCAGTAATAAATTTTTTAAGGAAATCGAAATCTTTATAATCAGGAACTTTATCTATATCACAAAACTTACATGTTTTTTTCTTAAAAAACCTAAAATTAGGATTTTTTTTAAAACCATCTTGATGTCCATCAGTTCTTGAATCTCTCTGACTAGAATCTACATCTTTATACATAAAATTAAACTCCTAAAAAGGTATATCCTCATTAAAATCATTATC is a genomic window containing:
- the dnaB gene encoding replicative DNA helicase, whose product is MAFTSVSAASTLLFNEGAEKAVISSIFYNPEKVEEASLYLKPDDFYNQNHEMIFRAMISLYEKRENIDPITVFEEVSALTPKSQLLNNFKALTGLQDYLNFLSGYLPTDKTINVYAKIVKEHRIRRDISKISRELNDLANDSTKKVDQFVEEAQRQILSIELDYSSKNLNHAKVIAERVHAEIYERSMKRREANFGIPSGFKRVDSLIGGFRDSDFIIIGARPSIGKTAFALNIASSIALKHDKRWKVGFFSLEMTSDALIKRIIASQANIDSFKIQNSILSGHEIKALNDAVSDISNAELYIEDTANISLLTLATQARKLKRFSDIDIIFVDYISLISLEAKNIPRHEQVASISKSLKELARELKIPIVALSQLTRDTEGREPNLASLRESGALEQDADVVILLHRDKDLKSGSEDESVASAIDTKVIVAKHRNGPTGRADILFLPHVVKFVNKEHERNY
- the rplI gene encoding 50S ribosomal protein L9, which gives rise to MRVILKEDLINIGKEGDIVDVKDGFARNYLLPKGFAVFSNKHNIDIFNQKKRAILKRQEIRQKMALELKGKLDGIKLEFVMQSNDSDKLFHSINSLNISEELLKLGFEIERRKIDIHHGTLKSFGIYDVTIKLYEGISTIIKVEVKREDKKDSLKHSKSIEKEI
- the rpsR gene encoding 30S ribosomal protein S18; amino-acid sequence: MYKDVDSSQRDSRTDGHQDGFKKNPNFRFFKKKTCKFCDIDKVPDYKDFDFLKKFITDQGKILPRRITGTSAKHQRCLALEIKKARYMALLPFVKK